The Micromonospora sp. WMMD961 genome has a segment encoding these proteins:
- a CDS encoding helix-turn-helix transcriptional regulator — MVANREPFVRTLRAQWLGQQMRELREQRGLTLKYVAQYLERDFSSLARYERAEWPFRRDLVIALLDLYGVYDEGERERMIQLAQDAWRVDRWDSGFDKTIYDTSFIDFPWLESRAEQVCTYASLLIPGLLQTRDYAEAVIRNAEPSSAGEVEIRRWVQLRIDRQRLLDGPSPTRLAVIIEESALRRPVMSRSVMAAQLSHLARSTARPTIEIRIVPLTLGLHAGLDGTFWLFKMPAPYPDVAHAETLGGRLFLESGNALRYVRAYDRLREAALSVSESAKLITALAEELS, encoded by the coding sequence ATGGTCGCGAACAGGGAGCCGTTCGTCCGTACGCTTCGAGCTCAGTGGCTGGGCCAGCAGATGCGCGAGCTGCGCGAGCAGCGTGGGCTGACCCTCAAGTACGTCGCCCAGTACCTTGAGCGTGACTTCTCGTCGCTGGCCCGTTACGAGAGGGCAGAGTGGCCGTTCCGGCGGGATCTGGTCATCGCGTTACTCGACCTCTACGGCGTCTATGACGAGGGCGAGCGGGAGCGGATGATCCAGCTCGCCCAGGATGCCTGGCGCGTGGACCGCTGGGACAGCGGCTTCGACAAGACGATCTACGACACCTCGTTCATCGACTTCCCCTGGCTGGAGTCGAGAGCTGAACAGGTCTGCACCTATGCGTCACTGCTGATACCCGGCCTGCTTCAGACGCGTGACTACGCCGAGGCGGTCATCAGAAACGCGGAGCCAAGTTCAGCCGGCGAGGTGGAAATCCGAAGGTGGGTTCAACTACGGATCGACCGGCAGCGGCTCCTGGACGGGCCGTCACCGACCAGGCTGGCCGTCATCATCGAGGAGTCGGCGTTACGGCGGCCGGTGATGAGCAGGAGCGTGATGGCCGCGCAACTGAGCCACCTGGCGAGGTCGACGGCGAGACCAACGATCGAGATCCGCATCGTCCCACTGACCCTCGGGCTGCACGCCGGGTTGGACGGGACGTTCTGGCTCTTCAAAATGCCAGCTCCGTATCCCGATGTAGCCCATGCCGAAACGCTCGGTGGGCGCCTGTTCCTCGAATCGGGCAATGCTTTGCGATACGTCCGCGCGTACGATCGCCTGAGGGAGGCCGCACTCAGCGTGAGCGAGTCGGCGAAGCTGATAACAGCACTCGCGGAGGAGCTGTCATGA
- a CDS encoding DUF397 domain-containing protein, giving the protein MSESMPNVAWHVSTRSPDNGGNCVEAGPVLDGSGRVAVRDSKDRAAATLVYSADRWTAFVTGVKDGVFARTHP; this is encoded by the coding sequence ATGAGCGAGTCCATGCCGAACGTGGCCTGGCACGTCAGCACCAGAAGTCCGGACAACGGCGGCAACTGTGTCGAGGCGGGGCCGGTGCTGGATGGGTCCGGTCGGGTGGCGGTACGCGACAGCAAGGATCGGGCGGCGGCCACCCTCGTCTACAGCGCCGATCGATGGACCGCGTTCGTCACCGGGGTGAAAGACGGCGTATTCGCCCGCACCCACCCCTGA
- a CDS encoding HEAT repeat domain-containing protein, producing the protein MKSHEVAELFDQAVQRLRGVVESGDSDDGSDLLRRAADSGAEAVGLAVGKLSDPDRVVRAAACDLLGATSSRHMDLREEVATALIRLAAHESDPEVHWSIARALGDTFDGRALPTLVALAGSPDADVRFQVAVAVPSVLDDPPVAAGEAVLITLCTDSDPQVREWATFGLGFVSTADGAAVRQALWDRTQDTHPEVRAEGARGLARRRDPRALPLVRDLLAQDEVHPLTFRAAAYLGDPSLVPLLDGFDPGVDAVAEALRECDPLLRARRDESAWLLLHAVHRRRSDLEVAVFGERCDLGLYLDVTDGADLSGHCWVDGLLRRAEYDPERAADLLIADVTSPIRRASQPSHRGAG; encoded by the coding sequence GTGAAGTCGCACGAGGTGGCGGAGTTGTTCGACCAGGCGGTGCAGCGCCTACGTGGCGTCGTCGAGTCGGGCGACTCCGACGACGGGTCCGACCTGCTTCGTCGCGCCGCCGACTCGGGCGCGGAGGCCGTCGGGCTGGCTGTCGGCAAACTCTCGGATCCTGACCGTGTGGTTCGCGCGGCGGCCTGCGACCTGCTCGGCGCGACGAGTAGCCGGCACATGGACCTGCGCGAAGAGGTCGCTACCGCCCTGATCCGGTTGGCGGCGCACGAGTCCGACCCCGAGGTGCACTGGTCGATCGCGCGTGCCCTCGGCGACACCTTCGACGGCCGAGCTCTGCCGACCCTGGTGGCCCTCGCGGGCAGCCCCGACGCTGACGTGCGTTTCCAGGTCGCGGTGGCGGTGCCATCGGTGCTCGACGATCCGCCGGTGGCGGCCGGCGAGGCGGTGTTGATCACCCTCTGCACCGACTCCGATCCGCAGGTTCGGGAGTGGGCCACGTTCGGCCTGGGTTTCGTGAGCACCGCCGACGGGGCAGCCGTCCGCCAGGCGCTCTGGGACCGTACCCAGGACACCCACCCTGAGGTACGCGCGGAGGGCGCGCGGGGTCTGGCGCGGCGGCGGGACCCCCGGGCGCTTCCCCTGGTACGCGACCTGCTCGCCCAGGACGAGGTCCACCCGCTCACCTTCCGGGCCGCCGCGTACCTGGGCGACCCGTCGCTGGTACCACTGCTGGACGGCTTCGATCCCGGCGTGGACGCTGTCGCCGAGGCGCTGCGCGAGTGTGACCCGCTGCTGCGCGCCCGGCGTGACGAGTCGGCGTGGTTGCTTCTGCACGCCGTCCACCGGCGTCGGTCCGACCTGGAGGTCGCGGTCTTCGGTGAACGGTGCGACCTCGGCCTCTACCTCGACGTCACCGACGGAGCGGACCTCTCCGGCCACTGCTGGGTCGACGGGTTGCTCAGGCGGGCCGAGTACGACCCCGAGCGTGCGGCCGACCTGCTGATCGCAGACGTCACCTCGCCGATCCGGCGCGCTTCACAGCCATCTCACAGGGGTGCTGGATAG
- a CDS encoding sporulation protein — MVFKKMLSAFGVGGPSVDTVLTNPNTRPGLTLDGQVNLVGGDAEAAIEQVVIGLVTRVEVEGHDTEYAGTMEFHRMVVSGPLQLAPKQQLSIPFQLPIPWETPITDVYGQRLRGMTMGLRTELAVARAVDKSDLDQVAVHPLPVHERILEAFQRLGFRFKNADLERGHIRGVQQTLPFYQEIEFFASPQYASTINEVELTFVTNQYGVEVILECDKRGGFLSAGHDAFGRYQVSHADVDRVDWAQVVDGWLRETTSRYGSLRSQYGPSHGHGHGRGGMGMGGMVAGAALGVAGGMIAGEMIEDAFEGDFGDFGGDE; from the coding sequence ATGGTCTTCAAGAAGATGTTGAGCGCGTTCGGCGTGGGCGGTCCCAGCGTGGACACCGTGCTGACCAACCCCAACACCCGGCCCGGCCTGACCCTCGACGGGCAGGTCAACCTCGTCGGTGGCGATGCCGAGGCCGCCATCGAGCAGGTGGTGATCGGCCTGGTCACCCGGGTCGAGGTCGAAGGACACGACACCGAGTACGCGGGCACGATGGAGTTCCACCGGATGGTGGTCAGCGGCCCGTTGCAGCTCGCCCCGAAGCAGCAGCTCTCGATCCCGTTTCAGCTGCCGATTCCGTGGGAGACCCCGATCACCGACGTGTACGGGCAGCGCCTGCGCGGCATGACGATGGGCCTGCGTACCGAGTTGGCGGTGGCCCGCGCCGTCGACAAGAGCGACCTGGACCAGGTGGCGGTGCACCCGCTGCCGGTGCACGAGCGGATCCTGGAGGCGTTCCAGCGCCTCGGTTTCCGGTTCAAGAACGCTGACCTGGAGCGCGGTCACATCCGGGGCGTGCAGCAGACGCTGCCGTTCTACCAGGAGATCGAGTTCTTCGCCTCCCCGCAGTACGCGAGCACGATCAACGAGGTCGAGTTGACCTTCGTGACCAACCAGTACGGCGTCGAGGTCATCCTGGAGTGCGACAAGCGCGGTGGGTTCCTCAGCGCCGGGCACGACGCGTTCGGTCGCTACCAGGTGTCGCACGCCGACGTCGACCGTGTCGACTGGGCGCAGGTCGTCGACGGCTGGCTGCGTGAGACCACGTCCCGCTACGGCAGCCTCCGTTCGCAGTACGGCCCGAGCCACGGCCACGGCCACGGCCGGGGCGGCATGGGCATGGGCGGCATGGTGGCCGGCGCGGCGCTCGGCGTCGCGGGCGGCATGATCGCCGGCGAGATGATCGAGGACGCGTTCGAGGGCGACTTCGGCGACTTCGGCGGCGACGAGTAA
- a CDS encoding glycerophosphodiester phosphodiesterase family protein — translation MRTVRRTAVAALVAATVTTGLAVPAQAKPRPDRTFDVQAHRGGLGLRVENTLASFGNALQLGVSTLELDVQITEDGQAVVTHDRKIGGAKCVDTTPVTPGDPEFPYVGKYINTLTLAQVRTMDCGSKTLADKPGQVAAPGARMPMLREVFALVNRYRAKDVKLNVETKVEAGAPTETAPREQFVQVTAAEIRAAGLLKQVTIQSFDWGALMRMRQVEPKLPLVALTNYDFLQTGKPGASPWLGGLDIDDFGGDPITAIRSFGASAFSPVHGMPQNGTVTDPGYQPYVTKEMVAQAHRYGIKVIPWTVDDVPTMAKLIDDGVDGIITDYPDRLRGLLAQRGYRLPKAYASPFDIQAHRGGRATRPENTLPAFANALSNRAISTLELDTGVTADGKLVVLHDRTVNGSHCVDTKPVRRNDPKFPYVGKPVHELTLAQLKTVDCGTKTLPELPAQVPAPGARIPTLDEVFALVKASGRSDIGMNIETKISPVVDDTEPYRSFTRKLVDAIQRAGFTNRATIQSFDWRTITYARQLDRRIGTVALVWQYGPAECATVADECSLQAAYGNPSVKSPWTGGLDWWKYRDLGKLTRAAGAGTVSANWQVHDPKQGTVASADWYLREDPAYFHGPDVQTLQTRDDLKVIPYTVDDATVMQRVIDLGVDGIITDDPDLLVSVAIRNGLR, via the coding sequence GTGCGCACAGTACGCCGTACCGCCGTCGCGGCTTTGGTGGCCGCGACGGTGACAACCGGGCTCGCGGTGCCCGCCCAGGCGAAGCCGCGGCCGGACCGGACATTCGACGTGCAGGCCCACCGGGGCGGCCTCGGGCTGCGGGTGGAGAACACCCTGGCCTCCTTCGGCAACGCCCTCCAACTCGGGGTGAGCACCCTCGAACTGGACGTGCAGATCACCGAGGACGGTCAGGCCGTCGTCACCCACGACCGGAAGATCGGCGGCGCCAAGTGCGTCGACACCACCCCGGTGACGCCCGGCGACCCGGAGTTCCCGTACGTCGGGAAGTACATCAACACGCTCACACTGGCCCAGGTGCGCACGATGGACTGCGGGTCGAAGACGCTCGCGGACAAGCCGGGGCAGGTTGCCGCCCCGGGTGCCCGGATGCCGATGCTGCGTGAGGTCTTCGCGCTGGTCAACCGCTACCGGGCGAAGGACGTGAAGCTCAACGTCGAGACCAAGGTCGAGGCCGGGGCGCCCACCGAGACCGCGCCCCGCGAGCAGTTCGTCCAGGTCACCGCGGCCGAGATCCGCGCCGCCGGCCTGCTCAAGCAGGTCACCATCCAGAGCTTCGACTGGGGTGCGCTGATGCGCATGCGTCAGGTCGAGCCGAAGCTGCCGCTGGTCGCCCTGACCAACTACGACTTCCTGCAGACCGGCAAGCCCGGCGCCTCGCCGTGGCTGGGCGGGCTGGACATCGACGACTTCGGCGGCGACCCGATCACGGCGATCCGCAGCTTCGGCGCCAGCGCCTTCTCGCCGGTGCACGGGATGCCGCAGAACGGCACTGTCACCGACCCCGGCTACCAGCCGTACGTCACCAAGGAGATGGTCGCCCAGGCGCACCGCTACGGGATCAAGGTGATCCCGTGGACCGTCGACGACGTGCCGACCATGGCCAAGCTCATCGACGACGGTGTGGACGGCATCATCACCGACTACCCGGACCGGTTGCGCGGCCTGCTTGCGCAGCGCGGCTACCGGCTGCCGAAGGCGTACGCGTCACCGTTCGACATCCAGGCGCACCGGGGCGGTCGGGCCACCCGGCCGGAGAACACCCTGCCGGCGTTCGCGAACGCGCTGTCCAACCGGGCCATCTCGACGTTGGAGCTGGACACCGGTGTGACCGCCGACGGCAAGCTCGTGGTGCTGCACGACCGCACGGTCAACGGTTCGCACTGCGTCGACACCAAGCCGGTGCGCCGCAACGACCCGAAGTTCCCGTACGTGGGCAAGCCCGTGCACGAGCTGACCCTGGCGCAGCTCAAGACCGTCGACTGCGGCACGAAGACGCTGCCGGAACTGCCCGCGCAGGTGCCCGCTCCGGGTGCCCGGATCCCGACCCTGGACGAGGTCTTCGCCCTGGTGAAGGCCAGTGGCCGCAGTGACATCGGGATGAACATCGAGACGAAGATCAGCCCGGTGGTGGACGACACCGAGCCGTACCGCAGCTTCACCCGCAAGCTGGTCGACGCGATCCAGCGCGCCGGTTTCACCAACCGCGCCACCATCCAGTCGTTCGACTGGCGCACCATCACCTACGCCCGCCAGCTCGACCGGCGGATCGGCACCGTCGCGCTGGTCTGGCAGTACGGCCCGGCCGAGTGCGCGACCGTCGCCGACGAGTGCTCGTTGCAGGCGGCGTACGGCAACCCGTCGGTGAAGAGCCCGTGGACCGGCGGGCTGGACTGGTGGAAGTACCGGGACCTGGGCAAGCTGACCCGGGCCGCCGGCGCTGGCACGGTGTCGGCCAACTGGCAGGTGCACGACCCGAAGCAGGGCACTGTCGCCTCGGCCGACTGGTACCTGCGGGAGGACCCGGCATACTTCCACGGACCGGACGTCCAGACCCTCCAGACGCGGGACGACCTGAAGGTGATCCCGTACACCGTCGACGACGCCACGGTGATGCAGCGGGTCATCGACCTCGGCGTCGACGGCATCATCACCGACGACCCGGACCTGTTGGTGAGCGTGGCCATCCGCAACGGCCTGCGCTGA
- a CDS encoding ATP-binding domain-containing protein encodes MSRHSGGSGELPLDDEIGREQEYVSMLYDRLDGLREQAAHRLTAELRNTGGTLQDRSQRDSSVAMYADQVEQFSAVENGLCFGRLDGDDDSRHYIGRIGIFDTSGDYDPLLMDWRAPAARPFYLATAANPQGVRRRRHLRTRQRKVTGLNDEVLDIDTASPGGHEELTGEASLLAALNAGRTGRMRDIVETIQAEQDEIIRAELPGVMVVQGGPGTGKTAVALHRAAYLLYTHRRELSSRGVLLVGPNATFLRYISQVLPTLAETGVLLRTQGDLFPGVSAQRVEPAETAALKGRAVLAEVLALAVRDRQWVPDEPLEIEVERETLTLDPETVRAARDRVRRTDRPHNLARALFDVEIVHALAEQVAERIGADPLGGDNLLDEADRAEIRRELRQESEIRAALDRLWPVLTPQRLLADLYADPDRIATAAPMLSEDERALLRREPGGWTPADVPLLDEAAELLGEDERAAAARRDRIRMMEREYAEGVLEIARGSRSIDVEDEAEGGEILGVTDLIDADRLLERQEEADRLTTAQRAAADRTWAFGHVIVDEAQELSPMAWRLLMRRCPSRSMTIVGDVAQTGALSGTPSWADALAPYVAQRWRLTELTVSYRTPAEIMAVAADVLAEIDPALRPPRSVRESGVPPWDRTVPDERLAAELVAEAAREAAGLTDGRLGVLVPAGRVGELGSALTAALPEAAVGEHPELESRVVVLTVAQAKGLEFDSVLVVDPDRMVAESPRGRSDLYVALTRATQRLGILRPTA; translated from the coding sequence TTGTCAAGGCACTCCGGCGGTTCCGGCGAATTGCCGCTCGACGACGAGATCGGTCGCGAGCAGGAGTACGTCTCGATGCTCTACGACCGGCTGGACGGGCTGCGTGAGCAGGCCGCTCACCGGCTCACGGCCGAGCTGCGCAACACCGGCGGCACCCTTCAGGACCGCTCGCAGCGCGACAGCTCGGTAGCGATGTACGCCGACCAGGTCGAACAGTTCTCCGCCGTGGAGAACGGGCTGTGTTTCGGCCGCCTCGACGGCGACGACGACTCCCGCCACTACATTGGCAGGATCGGCATCTTCGACACCAGTGGCGACTACGATCCGCTGCTGATGGACTGGCGGGCCCCCGCCGCCCGCCCGTTCTACCTCGCCACTGCCGCGAACCCGCAGGGCGTACGCCGACGCCGGCACCTGCGCACCCGGCAGCGCAAGGTCACCGGGCTCAACGACGAGGTGCTCGACATCGACACCGCCTCCCCCGGCGGCCACGAGGAGCTGACCGGTGAGGCGTCACTGCTCGCCGCGCTCAACGCGGGCCGCACCGGCCGGATGCGCGACATCGTCGAGACCATCCAGGCCGAACAGGACGAGATCATCCGCGCGGAACTGCCGGGCGTCATGGTGGTCCAGGGCGGGCCGGGCACCGGCAAGACCGCTGTCGCGCTGCACCGGGCGGCGTACCTGCTCTACACGCACCGTCGTGAACTCTCCAGCCGGGGCGTGCTGCTGGTCGGCCCGAACGCGACCTTCCTGCGCTACATCTCCCAGGTGCTGCCGACGTTGGCCGAGACCGGCGTGCTGCTGCGTACCCAGGGCGATCTCTTTCCGGGGGTGAGCGCCCAACGCGTCGAGCCCGCCGAGACGGCAGCGCTGAAGGGGCGGGCGGTGCTGGCCGAGGTGCTGGCGCTGGCGGTGCGGGACCGGCAGTGGGTGCCGGACGAGCCGCTGGAGATCGAGGTCGAGCGGGAGACGCTGACCCTGGACCCGGAGACGGTGCGTGCCGCCCGGGATCGGGTACGCCGGACCGACCGGCCGCACAACCTGGCCCGCGCGCTGTTCGACGTGGAGATCGTGCACGCGCTCGCCGAGCAGGTCGCCGAGCGGATCGGCGCCGACCCGCTGGGCGGGGACAACCTCCTCGACGAGGCGGACCGGGCCGAGATCCGGCGGGAACTGCGGCAGGAGTCGGAGATCCGGGCCGCCCTCGACCGGCTGTGGCCGGTGCTCACCCCGCAGCGGCTGCTCGCCGACCTGTACGCCGACCCGGACCGGATCGCCACCGCCGCGCCGATGCTGAGCGAGGACGAGCGCGCGCTGCTGCGGCGCGAGCCGGGTGGCTGGACGCCGGCCGACGTGCCGCTGCTCGACGAGGCCGCCGAACTGCTCGGCGAGGACGAACGGGCCGCCGCCGCCCGGCGCGACCGCATCCGGATGATGGAACGGGAGTACGCCGAGGGTGTGCTGGAAATCGCCCGGGGTTCCCGCTCGATTGACGTCGAGGACGAGGCCGAGGGCGGTGAGATCCTCGGCGTGACCGACCTCATCGACGCCGACCGGCTGCTGGAACGGCAGGAGGAGGCCGACCGGCTGACCACCGCGCAGCGGGCCGCCGCCGACCGGACCTGGGCGTTCGGCCACGTGATCGTGGACGAGGCGCAGGAGTTGTCGCCGATGGCGTGGCGGCTGCTGATGCGCCGCTGCCCGAGCCGGTCGATGACGATCGTCGGCGATGTCGCGCAGACCGGCGCGCTCAGCGGTACGCCCTCCTGGGCGGACGCCCTCGCCCCGTACGTGGCGCAGCGGTGGCGGCTGACCGAGTTGACCGTCAGCTACCGCACCCCCGCCGAGATCATGGCGGTCGCCGCTGACGTGTTGGCCGAGATCGACCCGGCGCTGCGTCCACCGCGCTCGGTGCGCGAGAGCGGCGTACCCCCGTGGGACCGGACGGTGCCCGACGAGCGGTTGGCGGCCGAGTTGGTCGCCGAGGCCGCCCGCGAGGCCGCCGGGCTGACCGACGGCCGGCTCGGCGTGCTCGTGCCGGCCGGGCGGGTGGGCGAGTTGGGCTCGGCCCTCACCGCTGCGCTGCCGGAGGCCGCCGTCGGCGAGCATCCGGAGCTGGAGAGCCGGGTGGTGGTGCTGACCGTCGCGCAGGCCAAGGGGCTGGAGTTCGACTCGGTGCTCGTCGTCGACCCGGACCGGATGGTGGCCGAGTCGCCCCGGGGCCGCAGCGACCTGTACGTCGCCCTGACCCGCGCCACCCAACGCCTGGGCATCCTCCGCCCAACAGCCTGA
- a CDS encoding SGNH/GDSL hydrolase family protein: MILRTGQRVVFIGDSITDCGRRDNYAPYGNGYVSLVRALVDARHPELRLEWVNRGVNGDTVRDLAARWDDDAIAERPDWLAVLIGINDIWRHYGDRPDEAVGIEEYERTLRDLLRRAVDATGCRLILGDPFFIEADRNVPQRADTDRYAAVVARLAVEFDAVHVANQAAFDRVLAVSPAKRWADDRVHPHLPGHAVLADAYLDALGAPTAS; this comes from the coding sequence ATGATCCTGCGGACCGGTCAACGGGTGGTCTTCATCGGCGACAGCATCACCGATTGTGGTCGACGCGACAACTACGCGCCCTACGGAAACGGCTATGTCAGCCTCGTGCGCGCCCTGGTCGACGCACGGCACCCCGAGCTGCGGCTGGAATGGGTCAACCGGGGTGTGAACGGCGACACCGTACGGGACCTGGCCGCCCGCTGGGATGACGACGCCATCGCCGAGCGCCCCGACTGGCTCGCAGTGCTGATCGGCATCAACGACATCTGGCGCCACTACGGTGACCGGCCGGATGAGGCCGTCGGCATCGAGGAGTACGAGCGCACCCTGCGCGACCTGCTCCGTCGGGCGGTCGACGCCACCGGATGCCGACTGATCCTCGGTGACCCGTTCTTCATCGAGGCCGATCGCAACGTCCCGCAGCGCGCCGACACCGACCGGTACGCGGCGGTGGTGGCCAGGCTGGCCGTCGAGTTCGACGCGGTGCACGTGGCCAACCAGGCGGCGTTCGACCGGGTGCTGGCGGTGAGCCCGGCAAAGCGCTGGGCCGACGACCGCGTACACCCGCACCTGCCCGGCCACGCGGTCCTCGCCGACGCCTACCTCGACGCCCTCGGCGCGCCCACCGCCTCCTGA
- a CDS encoding sigma-E factor regulatory protein RseB domain-containing protein — MSALRSRPVLRWLVPATAAVAVIGGGAAIGTFAAEAEPSLPPRTAAQLLVDLQTSRLEGLSGTVVQRADLGLPPLVGLVPGNELTTMLTGTHTLRVWYSGPDRQRVALLDTLGEQDVIRNGRDLWTWQSRTNTATHRTLNGDAGAAEPAPEAAANLPATPQQAADLALGAVDPSTEVSVGRSATVAGQDAYELVLQPRDGASLVHQLRIAIDAKRHVPLRFEVLAKGSDRPAFEVAFTEVDYRRPDADQFTFNPPPGVTVTEEKAEAPTAGKPGHAVPPTAGKPGRADPAGDPKVRAVGSGWTTVLVARLDGPLAGGKAPVKPAAPAAGSAPDVDVSKFLGGLAAVNGDWGSGRLLTSKLFSVLLTDDGRVLAGAVTPERLYEAARS; from the coding sequence ATGTCCGCCCTGAGGAGCCGTCCCGTCCTTCGTTGGCTGGTCCCGGCCACCGCGGCCGTTGCCGTGATCGGCGGTGGCGCGGCGATCGGCACGTTCGCCGCCGAAGCCGAGCCGAGCCTGCCACCACGCACCGCAGCCCAGCTCCTGGTCGACCTGCAGACCTCCCGGCTGGAGGGGCTGTCCGGGACCGTCGTGCAACGCGCCGACCTCGGCCTACCGCCCCTCGTCGGTCTGGTCCCCGGCAACGAGCTGACCACCATGCTGACCGGAACGCACACCCTGCGGGTGTGGTATTCCGGCCCGGATCGGCAACGGGTCGCGCTCCTGGACACCCTGGGCGAGCAGGACGTGATCCGCAACGGCCGGGACCTGTGGACCTGGCAGAGCCGCACCAACACCGCCACCCACCGCACCCTGAACGGGGACGCCGGGGCCGCAGAGCCGGCTCCCGAGGCGGCAGCCAACCTGCCGGCCACCCCGCAGCAGGCCGCCGACCTGGCGTTGGGCGCGGTCGACCCGAGCACCGAGGTCAGCGTCGGCCGGTCGGCCACCGTCGCCGGCCAGGACGCGTACGAGCTGGTGCTCCAACCGCGGGACGGGGCATCACTGGTGCACCAGCTGCGGATCGCCATCGACGCCAAGCGCCACGTGCCGCTGCGCTTCGAGGTGCTCGCGAAGGGCAGTGACCGGCCGGCGTTCGAGGTGGCCTTCACCGAGGTCGACTACCGCCGCCCGGACGCCGACCAGTTCACCTTCAACCCGCCGCCCGGCGTGACGGTCACCGAGGAGAAGGCCGAGGCGCCGACTGCCGGTAAGCCCGGTCACGCCGTACCGCCGACGGCCGGCAAGCCCGGTCGCGCCGACCCGGCGGGTGACCCGAAGGTCCGCGCGGTGGGCTCCGGCTGGACGACAGTGCTGGTCGCCCGCCTCGACGGGCCCCTCGCGGGTGGGAAGGCCCCGGTGAAGCCAGCGGCACCGGCCGCCGGCTCGGCGCCGGACGTGGACGTGTCGAAGTTCCTCGGTGGGCTGGCGGCCGTCAACGGGGACTGGGGCAGCGGCCGGCTCCTCACCAGCAAGCTGTTCAGCGTGCTGCTCACCGACGACGGCCGGGTGCTTGCCGGCGCTGTCACTCCGGAACGGCTGTACGAGGCCGCCCGCAGCTGA
- a CDS encoding response regulator transcription factor translates to MRLLVVEDEARLAAALQRGLQAEGFAVDVAGTGPAGLDAARYGGYDAMILDVMLPGLSGYELVRRLRAEQHWLPVLMLSAKDGEYDQADGLDCGADDYLTKPFSYVVLLARLRALLRRGAPERPTVLAVGDLRLDPARRQVTRADAEVTLTGREFALLDYLMRRPGQVVSKTELLDHVWDASVETAPNAVEVYIGYLRRKLGRDRLETIRGAGYRLAT, encoded by the coding sequence GTGCGCTTGCTGGTGGTGGAGGACGAGGCCCGGTTGGCGGCTGCCCTGCAACGTGGGCTGCAGGCCGAGGGGTTCGCGGTGGACGTGGCGGGGACCGGCCCCGCCGGCCTGGACGCGGCCCGGTACGGCGGGTACGACGCGATGATCCTCGACGTGATGTTGCCCGGCCTCTCCGGCTACGAGCTGGTCCGGCGGCTGCGGGCGGAGCAGCACTGGTTGCCGGTGCTGATGCTCTCCGCCAAGGACGGCGAGTACGACCAGGCCGACGGCCTGGACTGCGGCGCCGACGACTACCTGACCAAACCCTTCTCGTACGTGGTGCTGCTGGCCCGACTGCGAGCGCTGCTGCGCCGAGGCGCGCCGGAGCGCCCGACGGTGCTCGCCGTCGGTGACCTGCGGCTGGACCCGGCCCGTCGACAGGTGACCCGGGCCGACGCCGAGGTGACGCTGACCGGGCGGGAGTTCGCGCTGCTGGACTACCTGATGCGCCGGCCGGGCCAGGTCGTCTCCAAGACCGAGTTGCTGGACCACGTCTGGGACGCGAGCGTGGAGACCGCGCCGAACGCCGTCGAGGTGTACATCGGCTATCTGCGCCGCAAGCTCGGCCGGGACCGGCTGGAGACGATCCGGGGTGCCGGCTACCGGCTGGCGACGTGA